From a single Nematostella vectensis chromosome 3, jaNemVect1.1, whole genome shotgun sequence genomic region:
- the LOC5525094 gene encoding signal peptide, CUB and EGF-like domain-containing protein 2 encodes MIVACHHALTSLIDHHTAITLPCAIHRETYDCSVQLLPVSEKEVDTEEELISGACLPGKILHVKDGNGDRIRRSEFVNCAMGSYYDLSLRDCQPCAVGSYQDNEGEEFCKLCPQGKTNRETGAKSQDMCLDTCSSGEFSDSGLATCNACPLGTYQPCNRSTHAQMGLVPKLSAPNLWKTAKGISFLAEICAAGSYSPQGVGGCLPCCQGTYQPNSKAKSSIQCPPGTTTVKAGSTSASQCYQGECGMDFENGLGGWKRTGTAFDNQPTYGDNSLVRNGQNAEMNGDYWIGGYKNRPTPSGTPGATQGDGPQRSLTSPPFRIGGTKISYLVGGGCDASKERVELLIDGSVVMFDSGQCTETMRRVEKDVSAYVEKMARMRIPDDSSEGWGHINFDDLRGNFCIQFS; translated from the exons ATGATTGTAGCGTGCCATCACGCCCTCACCAGCCTTATTGATCACCATACAGCCATAACTTTACCCTGTGCCATTCACCGTGAAACCTATGATTGTAGCGTGCAGTTGCTGCCTGTAAGTGAGAAAGAAGTGGACACTGAGGAGGAGCTCATTAGCGGAGCGTGTCTTCCAGGCAAAATACTTCATGTTAAGGACGGCAATGGTGATCGTATTCGACGCTCCGAGTTTG TTAACTGCGCCATGGGCTCGTACTACGATCTCAGCCTTCGGGACTGTCAGCCATGCGCGGTCGGGAGCTATCAAGACAACGAGGGCGAGGAATTCTGTAAACTTTGTCCACAAGGAAAAACGAACAGAGAAACGGGTGCCAAGAGTCAGGACATGTGCTTGG ACACTTGCAGCTCCGGTGAATTCTCGGACAGCGGTTTAGCCACGTGTAACGCATGCCCACTGGGTACGTACCAGCCTTGTAATCGCAGCACACATGCCCAGATGGGACTGGTACCGAAGCTATCGGCACCAAATCTGTGGAAGACTGCAAAG GGCATCTCGTTTCTCGCAGAAATCTGCGCTGCGGGTAGCTATAGCCCGCAAGGTGTCGGAGGCTGTCTTCCCTGTTGTCAGGGCACGTATCAACCGAACTCGAAGGCAAAGTCTTCTATCCAGTGCCCACCTGGCACGACAACTGTTAAGGCAGGTTCAACGTCTGCTAGCCAGTGCTATCAAG GTGAATGTGGCATGGACTTTGAAAACGGTCTCGGTGGATGGAAACGAACCGGTACTGCTTTTGACAATCAGCCTACATACGGCGATAATTCCCTGGTGCGGAATGGGCAGAATGCAGAAATGAATGGTGATTATTGGATTGGTGGCTATAAAAATCGGCCCACTCCCTCAGGAACACCAGGCGCCACGCAGGGTGACGGACCACAGAGATCCCTGACATCACCCCCTTTCAG AATCGGCGGCACCAAGATATCGTATCTTGTTGGTGGCGGTTGTGACGCATCAAAGGAGCGAGTGGAGCTGTTGATTGACGGGTCCGTGGTGATGTTTGACAGCGGTCAATGCACAGAAACCATGCGCCGAGTAGAGAAAGATGTGTCGGCGTATGTGGAAAAGATGGCGCGCATGCGCATTCCTGATGACAGTAGTGAAGGGTGGGGTCATATCAACTTTGATGATCTTCGTGGAAACTTTTGTATCCAATTCAGTTAG
- the LOC5501947 gene encoding protein FAM186A isoform X4 encodes MKLAFVFALVILVIFIACCDSKSTKKPSKSSKKSEIAKSEKHKSAKSHDKKDKSPKRHEEKHVKKSSIPTKKVVAVVKKAKSNTKKDSAHKPVISKAPKSKAMSKTKSKHKIAKKGKSGKAKDKAAKSEKSPKLSSSPANNVKQSSADMLKIPSDCSKLVQQYTNGEMVMFEYKAKMAKCLKHKDDQSYAEQPQIPQQSQAAFAPSSSFPANQQVDFRQQVPQSQNSMARSDVPVAQQYQQQQPAQNSYDRSDVPAAQQFQPSANQWQQAPDQQQFPMAKKDETPEPSSDDPFAQFMTMQQSNNGEANIAPQEAQLRSSIPDPSQAQQTNADLTAAQATQQRSDIQPDPFQAQQPNNVDLTALQATQQRSDIQPDPFQAQQPNNIDLTVPQATQLRSDIQPDPSQAQQPNNVDLTAPQATQQRSDIQPEPFQAQQQNNAELTAPQATQQRSDIQPNPFQAQQPNNVDLTAPQVNQQRSDIQADPSQAQQGFNQMPAASQATWMRQWSPEDHGLFPENP; translated from the exons ATGAAGCTTGCATTCGTGTTTGCGTTGGTGATCTTGGTTATTTTCATAGCATGTTGTGACTCAAAGTCCACTAAAAAGCCATCAAAGTCTTCAAAGAAATCTGAAATAGCGAAATCGGAAAAGCATAAGTCCGCTAAATCGCACGACAAAAAGGACAAGTCACCTAAAAGACACGAGGAAAAGCATGTGAAAAAATCGAGTATCCCAACAAAAAAAGTTGTAGCAGTCGTGAAGAAGGCTAAATCAAACACCAAGAAAGACAGTGCTCATAAGCCAGTGATAAGCAAAGCGCCAAAGTCAAAAGCAATGTCAAAGACAAAGTCGAAACACAAGATAGCAAAGAAGGGAAAGAGCGGCAAAGCTAAGGATAAGGCGGCGAAGAGCGAAAAATCACCTAAATTGTCGTCATCCCCTGCTAACAACGTAAAGCAGTCGTCAG CGGACATGCTAAAGATCCCCTCAGACTGCAGCAAACTCGTACAGCAATACACAAACGGCGAGATGGTTATGTTTGAGTACAAGGCAAAGATGGCAAAGTGCCTCAAGCACAAGGATG ATCAGAGCTACGCTGAACAACCTCAGATACCTCAACAAAGCCAGGCTGCTTTTGCACCAAGTTCATCTTTCCCTGCCAACCAGCAAGTGGACTTCCGGCAGCAGGTACCGCAAAGTCAGAATAGTATGGCGCGGAGCGATGTCCCAGTTGCGCAACAG TATCAGCAGCAACAACCCGCCCAAAACAGCTACGACCGCAGTGACGTGCCAGCGGCACAACAA TTTCAGCCCTCGGCAAACCAGTGGCAACAAGCTCCAGACCAGCAACAATTCCCAATGGCTAAAAAAGACGAGACACCCGAACCATCCAGCGATGATCCTTTTGCACAGTTCATGACTATGCAACAATCAAACAACGGGGAAGCCAACATCGCGCCACAGGAGGCCCAACTAAGGAGCAGCATCCCTGACCCGTCCCAGGCCCAACAAACAAACGCGGATCTCACGGCAGCACAGGCTACCCAACAGAGAAGTGACATTCAGCCCGATCCATTCCAGGCCCAACAGCCAAACAACGTAGACCTCACGGCACTACAGGCTACCCAACAGAGAAGTGACATTCAGCCCGACCCGTTCCAGGCCCAACAGCCAAACAACATAGACCTCACGGttccacaggctacccaactGAGGAGTGACATCCAGCCCGATCCATCCCAGGCCCAACAGCCAAACAACGTAGACCTCACGGCACCACAGGCTACTCAACAGAGAAGTGACATTCAGCCCGAACCGTTCCAGGCCCAGCAACAAAACAACGCGGAACTCACGgcaccacaggctacccaacaGAGAAGTGACATTCAGCCCAACCCGTTCCAAGCCCAGCAGCCAAACAACGTAGACCTCACGGCACCACAGGTTAACCAACAAAGGAGTGATATCCAGGCCGATCCATCTCAGGCACAACAGGGATTCAACCAAATGCCAGCTGCTAGTCAAGCCACGTGGATGCGGCAATGGAGCCCAGAGGATCATGGGCTCTTCCCTGAGAATCCTTGA
- the LOC5501947 gene encoding RNA polymerase II degradation factor 1 isoform X2, translating into MKLAFVFALVILVIFIACCDSKSTKKPSKSSKKSEIAKSEKHKSAKSHDKKDKSPKRHEEKHVKKSSIPTKKVVAVVKKAKSNTKKDSAHKPVISKAPKSKAMSKTKSKHKIAKKGKSGKAKDKAAKSEKSPKLSSSPANNVKQSSADMLKIPSDCSKLVQQYTNGEMVMFEYKAKMAKCLKHKDDASKKYDVPQYQPSTYQYNYFGAEPQQQTAYYQQPQQQDQSYAEQPQIPQQSQAAFAPSSSFPANQQVDFRQQVPQSQNSMARSDVPVAQQYQQQQPAQNSYDRSDVPAAQQFQPSANQWQQAPDQQQFPMAKKDETPEPSSDDPFAQFMTMQQSNNGEANIAPQEAQLRSSIPDPSQAQQTNADLTAAQATQQRSDIQPDPFQAQQPNNVDLTALQATQQRSDIQPDPFQAQQPNNIDLTVPQATQLRSDIQPDPSQAQQPNNVDLTAPQATQQRSDIQPEPFQAQQQNNAELTAPQATQQRSDIQPNPFQAQQPNNVDLTAPQVNQQRSDIQADPSQAQQGFNQMPAASQATWMRQWSPEDHGLFPENP; encoded by the exons ATGAAGCTTGCATTCGTGTTTGCGTTGGTGATCTTGGTTATTTTCATAGCATGTTGTGACTCAAAGTCCACTAAAAAGCCATCAAAGTCTTCAAAGAAATCTGAAATAGCGAAATCGGAAAAGCATAAGTCCGCTAAATCGCACGACAAAAAGGACAAGTCACCTAAAAGACACGAGGAAAAGCATGTGAAAAAATCGAGTATCCCAACAAAAAAAGTTGTAGCAGTCGTGAAGAAGGCTAAATCAAACACCAAGAAAGACAGTGCTCATAAGCCAGTGATAAGCAAAGCGCCAAAGTCAAAAGCAATGTCAAAGACAAAGTCGAAACACAAGATAGCAAAGAAGGGAAAGAGCGGCAAAGCTAAGGATAAGGCGGCGAAGAGCGAAAAATCACCTAAATTGTCGTCATCCCCTGCTAACAACGTAAAGCAGTCGTCAG CGGACATGCTAAAGATCCCCTCAGACTGCAGCAAACTCGTACAGCAATACACAAACGGCGAGATGGTTATGTTTGAGTACAAGGCAAAGATGGCAAAGTGCCTCAAGCACAAGGATG ACGCATCTAAGAAATATGACGTGCCCCAGTACCAACCCTCTACTTACCAATATAACTACTTCGGCGCCGAGCCACAACAACAGACTGCGTATTACCAACAACCACAGCAACAAG ATCAGAGCTACGCTGAACAACCTCAGATACCTCAACAAAGCCAGGCTGCTTTTGCACCAAGTTCATCTTTCCCTGCCAACCAGCAAGTGGACTTCCGGCAGCAGGTACCGCAAAGTCAGAATAGTATGGCGCGGAGCGATGTCCCAGTTGCGCAACAG TATCAGCAGCAACAACCCGCCCAAAACAGCTACGACCGCAGTGACGTGCCAGCGGCACAACAA TTTCAGCCCTCGGCAAACCAGTGGCAACAAGCTCCAGACCAGCAACAATTCCCAATGGCTAAAAAAGACGAGACACCCGAACCATCCAGCGATGATCCTTTTGCACAGTTCATGACTATGCAACAATCAAACAACGGGGAAGCCAACATCGCGCCACAGGAGGCCCAACTAAGGAGCAGCATCCCTGACCCGTCCCAGGCCCAACAAACAAACGCGGATCTCACGGCAGCACAGGCTACCCAACAGAGAAGTGACATTCAGCCCGATCCATTCCAGGCCCAACAGCCAAACAACGTAGACCTCACGGCACTACAGGCTACCCAACAGAGAAGTGACATTCAGCCCGACCCGTTCCAGGCCCAACAGCCAAACAACATAGACCTCACGGttccacaggctacccaactGAGGAGTGACATCCAGCCCGATCCATCCCAGGCCCAACAGCCAAACAACGTAGACCTCACGGCACCACAGGCTACTCAACAGAGAAGTGACATTCAGCCCGAACCGTTCCAGGCCCAGCAACAAAACAACGCGGAACTCACGgcaccacaggctacccaacaGAGAAGTGACATTCAGCCCAACCCGTTCCAAGCCCAGCAGCCAAACAACGTAGACCTCACGGCACCACAGGTTAACCAACAAAGGAGTGATATCCAGGCCGATCCATCTCAGGCACAACAGGGATTCAACCAAATGCCAGCTGCTAGTCAAGCCACGTGGATGCGGCAATGGAGCCCAGAGGATCATGGGCTCTTCCCTGAGAATCCTTGA
- the LOC5501943 gene encoding organic cation transporter protein, with protein MDDTRAKDRPPEFDDVFEHVQSFGRFQRILYLCTHLLIIPVMLHFNLMIFAMGTPQFHCDVTNTTCPPNECCKNCTSYAFDGPFTSIISEWNLICDGAALGATVQSCLFAGMLVSCLFAGYLSDMFGRKKCMFTSVGIMSVASLAASYAPSLVVYASLQFFVGLGMMSFMLSLFTFGVEIVGPSWRTMAGNLNGMYWASGAFLGILLAYYIRDWQTLTRISVAPMFLFLFFVRAYPDSPRYLLVKGRVEDSMNILMKFGGKGVQPKPEVLRALLEDILRAEKKTVKTEKRYTPLDLIRTPKMRKFMFLMGINWFVTATMDFALYLSVTSLFGDIYLNFFLLQFPTLPLMLIAWVAMKRLGRRVTSITARVLAGLVCLLILAVPQEYPMAKSLLSIGGYSISYVTWPTCYLMTSELFPTVLRNTSLATGSICARIAALIAPYIAMLGHLPGVGMTVPIAVFGGLAIATAIATLWVPETLFARMHQTVEEAEAATDYYGMPCCGRQHVEPGSGVVNPAVAEESAVEENRIDVTLKSLRAVAENGTSLFDNKNDGEEVTSL; from the exons ATGGATGATACACGAGCCAAGGACCGACCACCAGAGTTTGATGATGTATTTGAGCACGTGCAGTCGTTTGGTCGCTTCCAGCGTATTCTTTACCTCTGCACACATCTGCTCATTATACCCGTCATGCTTCACTTCAACTTGATGATCTTCGCCATGGGCACCCCGCAGTTCCACTGTGACGTCACTAACACCACGTGTCCTCCTAACGAGTGTTGCAAGAACTGTACTTCGTACGCGTTTGATGGGCCTTTTACAAGCATCATTTCTGAG TGGAATCTGATCTGCGATGGTGCAGCACTTGGTGCGACAGTCCAGTCCTGTCTTTTTGCTGGGATGCTCGTATCATGTCTGTTTGCTGGATACTTGTCAGATATGTTTGGGAGGAAGAAATGCATGTTCACAAGTGTCGGGATCATG TCTGTAGCAAGCCTAGCTGCGTCATATGCGCCTTCTCTCGTCGTTTACGCTTCTCTTCAGTTCTTTGTTGGACTTGGCATGATGAGCTTTATGTTATCCCTATTCACATTTGGCGTAGAAATAGTTGGGCCGAGCTGGCGAACAATGGCTGGGAATCTGAACGGGATGTATTGGGCGTCAGGCGCTTTTCTCGGCATCCTTTTGGCGTACTACATACGGGACTGGCAAACACTCACTCGCATCTCCGTTGCGCCAATGTTCCTCTTCCTTTTCTTCGTGAG AGCTTATCCAGACTCCCCTCGCTATCTCTTGGTCAAGGGACGTGTGGAGGACTCTATGAACATTCTCATGAAGTTCGGCGGAAAAGGCGTACAGCCTAAACCTGAGGTTCTACGGGCACTTCTTGAAGATATCTTGAGAGCCGAAAAGAAAACAgtcaaaacagagaaaagatACACTCCATTGGATTTGATCCGTACACCTAAAATGAGAAAGTTTATGTTTCTTATGGGAATCAACTG GTTTGTAACGGCGACGATGGATTTCGCCCTCTACCTGTCCGTCACAAGCCTTTTCGGAGACATCTACTTGAACTTCTTCTTACTGCAATTCCCGACTTTGCCACTTATGCTGATCGCTTGGGTAGCAATGAAACG CCTGGGTCGACGCGTCACCTCTATCACAGCAAGAGTTCTTGCGGGTCTTGTATGTCTCTTGATACTCGCTGTACCTCAAG AATACCCGATGGCAAAGTCATTGCTGTCCATTGGTGGATACTCTATCAGTTATGTCACATGGCCTACCTGTTACTTGATGACTTCGGAGCTGTTTCCGACGGTACTTAG aaaCACAAGTCTCGCCACTGGTTCGATATGCGCGCGCATCGCCGCCCTCATCGCCCCATACATAGCGATGCTG GGCCACCTCCCTGGCGTAGGGATGACTGTCCCAATCGCAGTGTTCGGCGGCCTCGCTATCGCGACAGCCATTGCCACCCTGTGGGTCCCCGAGACCTTGTTCGCGCGCATGCACCAGACGGTGGAGGAAGCCGAGGCGGCTACAGACTATTATGGGATGCCTTGCTGTGGTCGCCAACACGTGGAGCCTGGGTCGGGAGTTGTCAATCCAGCAGTGGCGGAGGAAAGCGCAGTTGAGGAAAATCGCATTGACGTCACTTTAAAAAGTTTAAGAGCTGTGGCGGAGAATGGGACAAGTCtttttgataataaaaatgatgGAGAGGAAGTTACAtcactttga
- the LOC5501947 gene encoding probable basic-leucine zipper transcription factor I isoform X3, whose amino-acid sequence MTLPRPLRHNSSEIFHFSECWEDLGRMVLKLLVVVVACCVCRVLSAPVLTEDDHFMVKRWDFIENNDPDMLKIPSDCSKLVQQYTNGEMVMFEYKAKMAKCLKHKDELISRDTIAHDDSQSEGEVSFTNPDFVDSISDKNDADGQIDHTSDDIDDTDASKKYDVPQYQPSTYQYNYFGAEPQQQTAYYQQPQQQDQSYAEQPQIPQQSQAAFAPSSSFPANQQVDFRQQVPQSQNSMARSDVPVAQQYQQQQPAQNSYDRSDVPAAQQFQPSANQWQQAPDQQQFPMAKKDETPEPSSDDPFAQFMTMQQSNNGEANIAPQEAQLRSSIPDPSQAQQTNADLTAAQATQQRSDIQPDPFQAQQPNNVDLTALQATQQRSDIQPDPFQAQQPNNIDLTVPQATQLRSDIQPDPSQAQQPNNVDLTAPQATQQRSDIQPEPFQAQQQNNAELTAPQATQQRSDIQPNPFQAQQPNNVDLTAPQVNQQRSDIQADPSQAQQGFNQMPAASQATWMRQWSPEDHGLFPENP is encoded by the exons ATGACTTTACCGCGTCCACTAAGACATAATTCAAGCgaaatttttcatttttccgaGTGTTGGGAAGATTTGGGAAGGATGGTGTTGAAGCTTTTAGTGGTTGTCGTTGCGTGTTGTGTTTGCCGTGTTCTTAGCGCTCCAGTGCTTACGGAGGACGATCACTTCATGGTTAAACGATGGGACTTCATAGAAAACAACGACC CGGACATGCTAAAGATCCCCTCAGACTGCAGCAAACTCGTACAGCAATACACAAACGGCGAGATGGTTATGTTTGAGTACAAGGCAAAGATGGCAAAGTGCCTCAAGCACAAGGATG AACTTATAAGTCGCGATACAATTGCCCACGACgatagccaatcagagggTGAGGTATCTTTTACCAACCCCGACTTCGTTGACTCCATTTCTGACAAGAACGACGCGGACGGTCAGATTGATCACACTTCTGACGACATTGATGACACAG ACGCATCTAAGAAATATGACGTGCCCCAGTACCAACCCTCTACTTACCAATATAACTACTTCGGCGCCGAGCCACAACAACAGACTGCGTATTACCAACAACCACAGCAACAAG ATCAGAGCTACGCTGAACAACCTCAGATACCTCAACAAAGCCAGGCTGCTTTTGCACCAAGTTCATCTTTCCCTGCCAACCAGCAAGTGGACTTCCGGCAGCAGGTACCGCAAAGTCAGAATAGTATGGCGCGGAGCGATGTCCCAGTTGCGCAACAG TATCAGCAGCAACAACCCGCCCAAAACAGCTACGACCGCAGTGACGTGCCAGCGGCACAACAA TTTCAGCCCTCGGCAAACCAGTGGCAACAAGCTCCAGACCAGCAACAATTCCCAATGGCTAAAAAAGACGAGACACCCGAACCATCCAGCGATGATCCTTTTGCACAGTTCATGACTATGCAACAATCAAACAACGGGGAAGCCAACATCGCGCCACAGGAGGCCCAACTAAGGAGCAGCATCCCTGACCCGTCCCAGGCCCAACAAACAAACGCGGATCTCACGGCAGCACAGGCTACCCAACAGAGAAGTGACATTCAGCCCGATCCATTCCAGGCCCAACAGCCAAACAACGTAGACCTCACGGCACTACAGGCTACCCAACAGAGAAGTGACATTCAGCCCGACCCGTTCCAGGCCCAACAGCCAAACAACATAGACCTCACGGttccacaggctacccaactGAGGAGTGACATCCAGCCCGATCCATCCCAGGCCCAACAGCCAAACAACGTAGACCTCACGGCACCACAGGCTACTCAACAGAGAAGTGACATTCAGCCCGAACCGTTCCAGGCCCAGCAACAAAACAACGCGGAACTCACGgcaccacaggctacccaacaGAGAAGTGACATTCAGCCCAACCCGTTCCAAGCCCAGCAGCCAAACAACGTAGACCTCACGGCACCACAGGTTAACCAACAAAGGAGTGATATCCAGGCCGATCCATCTCAGGCACAACAGGGATTCAACCAAATGCCAGCTGCTAGTCAAGCCACGTGGATGCGGCAATGGAGCCCAGAGGATCATGGGCTCTTCCCTGAGAATCCTTGA
- the LOC5501947 gene encoding RNA polymerase II degradation factor 1 isoform X1 yields the protein MKLAFVFALVILVIFIACCDSKSTKKPSKSSKKSEIAKSEKHKSAKSHDKKDKSPKRHEEKHVKKSSIPTKKVVAVVKKAKSNTKKDSAHKPVISKAPKSKAMSKTKSKHKIAKKGKSGKAKDKAAKSEKSPKLSSSPANNVKQSSADMLKIPSDCSKLVQQYTNGEMVMFEYKAKMAKCLKHKDELISRDTIAHDDSQSEGEVSFTNPDFVDSISDKNDADGQIDHTSDDIDDTDASKKYDVPQYQPSTYQYNYFGAEPQQQTAYYQQPQQQDQSYAEQPQIPQQSQAAFAPSSSFPANQQVDFRQQVPQSQNSMARSDVPVAQQYQQQQPAQNSYDRSDVPAAQQFQPSANQWQQAPDQQQFPMAKKDETPEPSSDDPFAQFMTMQQSNNGEANIAPQEAQLRSSIPDPSQAQQTNADLTAAQATQQRSDIQPDPFQAQQPNNVDLTALQATQQRSDIQPDPFQAQQPNNIDLTVPQATQLRSDIQPDPSQAQQPNNVDLTAPQATQQRSDIQPEPFQAQQQNNAELTAPQATQQRSDIQPNPFQAQQPNNVDLTAPQVNQQRSDIQADPSQAQQGFNQMPAASQATWMRQWSPEDHGLFPENP from the exons ATGAAGCTTGCATTCGTGTTTGCGTTGGTGATCTTGGTTATTTTCATAGCATGTTGTGACTCAAAGTCCACTAAAAAGCCATCAAAGTCTTCAAAGAAATCTGAAATAGCGAAATCGGAAAAGCATAAGTCCGCTAAATCGCACGACAAAAAGGACAAGTCACCTAAAAGACACGAGGAAAAGCATGTGAAAAAATCGAGTATCCCAACAAAAAAAGTTGTAGCAGTCGTGAAGAAGGCTAAATCAAACACCAAGAAAGACAGTGCTCATAAGCCAGTGATAAGCAAAGCGCCAAAGTCAAAAGCAATGTCAAAGACAAAGTCGAAACACAAGATAGCAAAGAAGGGAAAGAGCGGCAAAGCTAAGGATAAGGCGGCGAAGAGCGAAAAATCACCTAAATTGTCGTCATCCCCTGCTAACAACGTAAAGCAGTCGTCAG CGGACATGCTAAAGATCCCCTCAGACTGCAGCAAACTCGTACAGCAATACACAAACGGCGAGATGGTTATGTTTGAGTACAAGGCAAAGATGGCAAAGTGCCTCAAGCACAAGGATG AACTTATAAGTCGCGATACAATTGCCCACGACgatagccaatcagagggTGAGGTATCTTTTACCAACCCCGACTTCGTTGACTCCATTTCTGACAAGAACGACGCGGACGGTCAGATTGATCACACTTCTGACGACATTGATGACACAG ACGCATCTAAGAAATATGACGTGCCCCAGTACCAACCCTCTACTTACCAATATAACTACTTCGGCGCCGAGCCACAACAACAGACTGCGTATTACCAACAACCACAGCAACAAG ATCAGAGCTACGCTGAACAACCTCAGATACCTCAACAAAGCCAGGCTGCTTTTGCACCAAGTTCATCTTTCCCTGCCAACCAGCAAGTGGACTTCCGGCAGCAGGTACCGCAAAGTCAGAATAGTATGGCGCGGAGCGATGTCCCAGTTGCGCAACAG TATCAGCAGCAACAACCCGCCCAAAACAGCTACGACCGCAGTGACGTGCCAGCGGCACAACAA TTTCAGCCCTCGGCAAACCAGTGGCAACAAGCTCCAGACCAGCAACAATTCCCAATGGCTAAAAAAGACGAGACACCCGAACCATCCAGCGATGATCCTTTTGCACAGTTCATGACTATGCAACAATCAAACAACGGGGAAGCCAACATCGCGCCACAGGAGGCCCAACTAAGGAGCAGCATCCCTGACCCGTCCCAGGCCCAACAAACAAACGCGGATCTCACGGCAGCACAGGCTACCCAACAGAGAAGTGACATTCAGCCCGATCCATTCCAGGCCCAACAGCCAAACAACGTAGACCTCACGGCACTACAGGCTACCCAACAGAGAAGTGACATTCAGCCCGACCCGTTCCAGGCCCAACAGCCAAACAACATAGACCTCACGGttccacaggctacccaactGAGGAGTGACATCCAGCCCGATCCATCCCAGGCCCAACAGCCAAACAACGTAGACCTCACGGCACCACAGGCTACTCAACAGAGAAGTGACATTCAGCCCGAACCGTTCCAGGCCCAGCAACAAAACAACGCGGAACTCACGgcaccacaggctacccaacaGAGAAGTGACATTCAGCCCAACCCGTTCCAAGCCCAGCAGCCAAACAACGTAGACCTCACGGCACCACAGGTTAACCAACAAAGGAGTGATATCCAGGCCGATCCATCTCAGGCACAACAGGGATTCAACCAAATGCCAGCTGCTAGTCAAGCCACGTGGATGCGGCAATGGAGCCCAGAGGATCATGGGCTCTTCCCTGAGAATCCTTGA